One Ananas comosus cultivar F153 linkage group 1, ASM154086v1, whole genome shotgun sequence DNA window includes the following coding sequences:
- the LOC109713244 gene encoding transcription factor bHLH68-like isoform X5 — protein MEPTTALVTHRDGLVEEKEEEEDDDDDRMISSSFAPHFQPKLVENWKDQVLYPPPNTNIVGPKQEGYESGFMYQNKTEDIQITMRAPFWSHALHASSINSCATTSLSSSSSSMLDISKSKPDSNNLPLEISSDQCNSTTGSALKKARVQISSVSQPSIKVRKEKLGDRITALHQLVSPFGKTDTASVLQEAIGYIRFLHHQIEALCLPHLVDGSTNSRQLEKDERNDVSHEVQFQDQDACDEPKKDLRSKGLCLVPISLILYVDRDNKANYWG, from the exons ATGGAGCCAACTACTGCT TTGGTGACTCACAGGGATGGATTggtagaagaaaaagaagaagaagaagatgatgatgatgataggATGATCAGCAGCAGCTTTGCTCCTCATTTCCAACCCAAGTTGGTGGAGAATTGGAAGGATCAGGTGCTGTACCCACCACCAAACACCAACATAGTTGGTCCAAAACAAGAGGGCTATGAAAGTGGCTTCATGTATCAAAATAAAACTGAGGATATTCAAATCACAATGAGGGCTCCATTTTGGAGCCATGCTCTACATGCTTCTTCTATTAATTCTTGTGCCACAACAAGTTtaagcagcagtagcagcagcatgTTGGATATCTCAAAGAGCAAGCCAGATAGCAACAATCTACCACTAGAAATTTCATCTGATCAG TGCAACAGCACAACTGGTTCAGCTCTCAAAAAGGCAAGAGTCCAAATCTCCTCCGTGTCACAACCAAGTATCAAG gTGAGAAAGGAGAAGTTAGGAGATAGAATAACAGCTCTTCACCAACTTGTTTCACCATTTGGAAAG actGACACAGCATCTGTACTACAAGAAGCCATTGGCTACATCAGATTCCTccatcatcaaattgag gCCCTGTGCTTACCACACTTGGTTGATGGATCAACAAATTCGAGGCAGCTT GAAAAAGATGAGAGGAATGACGTTTCTCATGAAGTCCAGTTCCAG GATCAGGATGCTTGTGATGAGCCAAAGAAGGATTTAAGGAGTAAAGGATTGTGCTTGGTTCCCATATCCTTAATCCTGTATGTCGACAGAGATAATAAAGCAAATTACTGGGGTTAA
- the LOC109713244 gene encoding transcription factor bHLH68-like isoform X3 — translation MNRLRSQAQDSPQQPSSSSSSAPPPPPSSSFSSLSSSSSSPSSCSSSSMYTHYTNQSNLPNTTLYRQDNQIFPKSWSQLLLDGLVEEKEEEEDDDDDRMISSSFAPHFQPKLVENWKDQVLYPPPNTNIVGPKQEGYESGFMYQNKTEDIQITMRAPFWSHALHASSINSCATTSLSSSSSSMLDISKSKPDSNNLPLEISSDQCNSTTGSALKKARVQISSVSQPSIKTDTASVLQEAIGYIRFLHHQIEALCLPHLVDGSTNSRQLEKDERNDVSHEVQFQDQDACDEPKKDLRSKGLCLVPISLILYVDRDNKANYWG, via the exons ATGAATAGGCTAAGATCACAAGCTCAAGACTCCCCACAACaaccttcttcctcctcctcttcagcaccaccaccaccaccatcatcatcttttTCATCTTtgtcgtcgtcatcatcatcgcCGTCGTCATGTTCATCTTCTTCTATGTATACTCACTACACAAATCAATCCAATCTTCCTAATACCACCCTCTACAGGCAGGATAATCAAATTTTTCCAAAGTCATGGAGCCAACTACTGCT GGATGGATTggtagaagaaaaagaagaagaagaagatgatgatgatgataggATGATCAGCAGCAGCTTTGCTCCTCATTTCCAACCCAAGTTGGTGGAGAATTGGAAGGATCAGGTGCTGTACCCACCACCAAACACCAACATAGTTGGTCCAAAACAAGAGGGCTATGAAAGTGGCTTCATGTATCAAAATAAAACTGAGGATATTCAAATCACAATGAGGGCTCCATTTTGGAGCCATGCTCTACATGCTTCTTCTATTAATTCTTGTGCCACAACAAGTTtaagcagcagtagcagcagcatgTTGGATATCTCAAAGAGCAAGCCAGATAGCAACAATCTACCACTAGAAATTTCATCTGATCAG TGCAACAGCACAACTGGTTCAGCTCTCAAAAAGGCAAGAGTCCAAATCTCCTCCGTGTCACAACCAAGTATCAAG actGACACAGCATCTGTACTACAAGAAGCCATTGGCTACATCAGATTCCTccatcatcaaattgag gCCCTGTGCTTACCACACTTGGTTGATGGATCAACAAATTCGAGGCAGCTT GAAAAAGATGAGAGGAATGACGTTTCTCATGAAGTCCAGTTCCAG GATCAGGATGCTTGTGATGAGCCAAAGAAGGATTTAAGGAGTAAAGGATTGTGCTTGGTTCCCATATCCTTAATCCTGTATGTCGACAGAGATAATAAAGCAAATTACTGGGGTTAA
- the LOC109713244 gene encoding transcription factor bHLH68-like isoform X1 codes for MNRLRSQAQDSPQQPSSSSSSAPPPPPSSSFSSLSSSSSSPSSCSSSSMYTHYTNQSNLPNTTLYRQDNQIFPKSWSQLLLDGLVEEKEEEEDDDDDRMISSSFAPHFQPKLVENWKDQVLYPPPNTNIVGPKQEGYESGFMYQNKTEDIQITMRAPFWSHALHASSINSCATTSLSSSSSSMLDISKSKPDSNNLPLEISSDQCNSTTGSALKKARVQISSVSQPSIKVRKEKLGDRITALHQLVSPFGKTDTASVLQEAIGYIRFLHHQIEALCLPHLVDGSTNSRQLEKDERNDVSHEVQFQDQDACDEPKKDLRSKGLCLVPISLILYVDRDNKANYWG; via the exons ATGAATAGGCTAAGATCACAAGCTCAAGACTCCCCACAACaaccttcttcctcctcctcttcagcaccaccaccaccaccatcatcatcttttTCATCTTtgtcgtcgtcatcatcatcgcCGTCGTCATGTTCATCTTCTTCTATGTATACTCACTACACAAATCAATCCAATCTTCCTAATACCACCCTCTACAGGCAGGATAATCAAATTTTTCCAAAGTCATGGAGCCAACTACTGCT GGATGGATTggtagaagaaaaagaagaagaagaagatgatgatgatgataggATGATCAGCAGCAGCTTTGCTCCTCATTTCCAACCCAAGTTGGTGGAGAATTGGAAGGATCAGGTGCTGTACCCACCACCAAACACCAACATAGTTGGTCCAAAACAAGAGGGCTATGAAAGTGGCTTCATGTATCAAAATAAAACTGAGGATATTCAAATCACAATGAGGGCTCCATTTTGGAGCCATGCTCTACATGCTTCTTCTATTAATTCTTGTGCCACAACAAGTTtaagcagcagtagcagcagcatgTTGGATATCTCAAAGAGCAAGCCAGATAGCAACAATCTACCACTAGAAATTTCATCTGATCAG TGCAACAGCACAACTGGTTCAGCTCTCAAAAAGGCAAGAGTCCAAATCTCCTCCGTGTCACAACCAAGTATCAAG gTGAGAAAGGAGAAGTTAGGAGATAGAATAACAGCTCTTCACCAACTTGTTTCACCATTTGGAAAG actGACACAGCATCTGTACTACAAGAAGCCATTGGCTACATCAGATTCCTccatcatcaaattgag gCCCTGTGCTTACCACACTTGGTTGATGGATCAACAAATTCGAGGCAGCTT GAAAAAGATGAGAGGAATGACGTTTCTCATGAAGTCCAGTTCCAG GATCAGGATGCTTGTGATGAGCCAAAGAAGGATTTAAGGAGTAAAGGATTGTGCTTGGTTCCCATATCCTTAATCCTGTATGTCGACAGAGATAATAAAGCAAATTACTGGGGTTAA
- the LOC109713244 gene encoding transcription factor bHLH68-like isoform X2 — translation MNRLRSQAQDSPQQPSSSSSSAPPPPPSSSFSSLSSSSSSPSSCSSSSMYTHYTNQSNLPNTTLYRQDNQIFPKSWSQLLLDGLVEEKEEEEDDDDDRMISSSFAPHFQPKLVENWKDQVLYPPPNTNIVGPKQEGYESGFMYQNKTEDIQITMRAPFWSHALHASSINSCATTSLSSSSSSMLDISKSKPDSNNLPLEISSDQCNSTTGSALKKARVQISSVSQPSIKVRKEKLGDRITALHQLVSPFGKTDTASVLQEAIGYIRFLHHQIEALCLPHLVDGSTNSRQLDQDACDEPKKDLRSKGLCLVPISLILYVDRDNKANYWG, via the exons ATGAATAGGCTAAGATCACAAGCTCAAGACTCCCCACAACaaccttcttcctcctcctcttcagcaccaccaccaccaccatcatcatcttttTCATCTTtgtcgtcgtcatcatcatcgcCGTCGTCATGTTCATCTTCTTCTATGTATACTCACTACACAAATCAATCCAATCTTCCTAATACCACCCTCTACAGGCAGGATAATCAAATTTTTCCAAAGTCATGGAGCCAACTACTGCT GGATGGATTggtagaagaaaaagaagaagaagaagatgatgatgatgataggATGATCAGCAGCAGCTTTGCTCCTCATTTCCAACCCAAGTTGGTGGAGAATTGGAAGGATCAGGTGCTGTACCCACCACCAAACACCAACATAGTTGGTCCAAAACAAGAGGGCTATGAAAGTGGCTTCATGTATCAAAATAAAACTGAGGATATTCAAATCACAATGAGGGCTCCATTTTGGAGCCATGCTCTACATGCTTCTTCTATTAATTCTTGTGCCACAACAAGTTtaagcagcagtagcagcagcatgTTGGATATCTCAAAGAGCAAGCCAGATAGCAACAATCTACCACTAGAAATTTCATCTGATCAG TGCAACAGCACAACTGGTTCAGCTCTCAAAAAGGCAAGAGTCCAAATCTCCTCCGTGTCACAACCAAGTATCAAG gTGAGAAAGGAGAAGTTAGGAGATAGAATAACAGCTCTTCACCAACTTGTTTCACCATTTGGAAAG actGACACAGCATCTGTACTACAAGAAGCCATTGGCTACATCAGATTCCTccatcatcaaattgag gCCCTGTGCTTACCACACTTGGTTGATGGATCAACAAATTCGAGGCAGCTT GATCAGGATGCTTGTGATGAGCCAAAGAAGGATTTAAGGAGTAAAGGATTGTGCTTGGTTCCCATATCCTTAATCCTGTATGTCGACAGAGATAATAAAGCAAATTACTGGGGTTAA
- the LOC109713244 gene encoding transcription factor bHLH68-like isoform X4 — protein sequence MNRLRSQAQDSPQQPSSSSSSAPPPPPSSSFSSLSSSSSSPSSCSSSSMYTHYTNQSNLPNTTLYRQDNQIFPKSWSQLLLDGLVEEKEEEEDDDDDRMISSSFAPHFQPKLVENWKDQVLYPPPNTNIVGPKQEGYESGFMYQNKTEDIQITMRAPFWSHALHASSINSCATTSLSSSSSSMLDISKSKPDSNNLPLEISSDQCNSTTGSALKKARVQISSVSQPSIKVRKEKLGDRITALHQLVSPFGKTDTASVLQEAIGYIRFLHHQIEALCLPHLVDGSTNSRQLIRLRKKMRGMTFLMKSSSRIRMLVMSQRRI from the exons ATGAATAGGCTAAGATCACAAGCTCAAGACTCCCCACAACaaccttcttcctcctcctcttcagcaccaccaccaccaccatcatcatcttttTCATCTTtgtcgtcgtcatcatcatcgcCGTCGTCATGTTCATCTTCTTCTATGTATACTCACTACACAAATCAATCCAATCTTCCTAATACCACCCTCTACAGGCAGGATAATCAAATTTTTCCAAAGTCATGGAGCCAACTACTGCT GGATGGATTggtagaagaaaaagaagaagaagaagatgatgatgatgataggATGATCAGCAGCAGCTTTGCTCCTCATTTCCAACCCAAGTTGGTGGAGAATTGGAAGGATCAGGTGCTGTACCCACCACCAAACACCAACATAGTTGGTCCAAAACAAGAGGGCTATGAAAGTGGCTTCATGTATCAAAATAAAACTGAGGATATTCAAATCACAATGAGGGCTCCATTTTGGAGCCATGCTCTACATGCTTCTTCTATTAATTCTTGTGCCACAACAAGTTtaagcagcagtagcagcagcatgTTGGATATCTCAAAGAGCAAGCCAGATAGCAACAATCTACCACTAGAAATTTCATCTGATCAG TGCAACAGCACAACTGGTTCAGCTCTCAAAAAGGCAAGAGTCCAAATCTCCTCCGTGTCACAACCAAGTATCAAG gTGAGAAAGGAGAAGTTAGGAGATAGAATAACAGCTCTTCACCAACTTGTTTCACCATTTGGAAAG actGACACAGCATCTGTACTACAAGAAGCCATTGGCTACATCAGATTCCTccatcatcaaattgag gCCCTGTGCTTACCACACTTGGTTGATGGATCAACAAATTCGAGGCAGCTT ATTCGTCTCAGGAAAAAGATGAGAGGAATGACGTTTCTCATGAAGTCCAGTTCCAG GATCAGGATGCTTGTGATGAGCCAAAGAAGGATTTAA
- the LOC109707360 gene encoding probable RNA methyltransferase At5g51130, translating into MATAADQEDDDTQKQKQKQKQKPTEAKITKRKESSIYGNYKHYYGYRIDPSTEEDPRLAVFKREWFEGRDCLDIGCNQGLIAISIAKKFLCRSILGIDIDAGLVETAQWNLRKIARLENAHKRAIEGSNLTASNSLSCLGRRTGQTSKGKIPGYKHDDSPGTAEDLFNVVSFCRQNFIESLDGCSEKYDTILCLSVTKWIHLNWGDDGLITLFVKIWRLLRPGGIFLLEPQPWTSYKKNRRVSEIAIVNYDNILLYPHIFREILLDKIGFRSVEVVTDNLSGTVAGFDRPILAFLK; encoded by the exons aTGGCCACCGCCGCAGATCAAGAAGACGACGACacgcagaagcagaagcagaagcagaagcagaagcccaCGGAAGCCAAAATCACCAAGCGCAAGGAGTCGTCCATCTACGGCAACTACAAGCACTACTACGGCTATCGA ATTGATCCGAGTACGGAGGAGGATCCGCGGCTCGCGGTGTTCAAGAGGGAGTGGTTTGAGGGGAGGGACTGCCTCGACATTGGCTGTAACCAGGGATTGATAGCAATCAGCATAG CGAAGAAGTTTCTATGCCGAAGCATTTTGGGAATCGACATCGACGCAG GTTTGGTGGAAACTGCTCAATGGAACTTAAGAAAGATAGCTAGACTCGAAAATGCACATAAAAGAGCAATAGAGGGTTCTAACTTAACAGCGTCTAATAGTTTGAGCTGTTTGGGGAGAAGGACTGGTCAAACTTCAAAGGGGAAGATCCCTGGCTATAAGCATGATGATTCTCCTGGTACAGCAGAGGATCTTTTCAATGTAGTTTCCTTCTGCCGTCAAAATTTTATAGAGAGCTTGGATGGATGCTCAGAAAAGTATGATACAATTCTTTG TTTGAGTGTCACGAAGTGGATCCATCTGAATTGGGGTGATGATGGTCTGATTACTTTGTTTGTGAAGATATGGAGACTTCTTAGACCG GGTGGGATTTTTCTATTAGAGCCGCAACCCTGGACTTCATATAAGAAAAACCGACGAGTTTCTGAG ATAGCTATTGTGAATTACGACAATATCCTTTTGTATCCACATATATTTCGAGAAATACTACTAGACAAG ATTGGATTCAGGTCGGTGGAGGTCGTTACTGACAATTTGTCCGGTACTGTCGCGGGGTTTGACCGTCCAATTTTGGCCTTCTTGAAGTGA
- the LOC109715460 gene encoding ninja-family protein Os05g0558800 yields MEDENGLELSLGLSFGGSSAKSKAKDPTSDPKSEEGSSNKGHVNSSDIHFTSFFQAKTEKSDPIPQPQRSFWTDLGKSPIASSSNTEHVGQSQNPIFQELWMPANKGNDTDEERSSLNKRKMPSEDINFQIKHQKRNSHVSINTGDGSTGENEDVGESEVEGSSSWLVSQSEVSTKRSDVHNYKIADKQLGSESNSEIGKVAYGIPLSFQAVNVMTVPYPVPFKVASASGTAAAAPFNSSCVMQYMPLSTGEKPVGGQGGNAGNLQVAFGYPSMQLPTLETNPFWTLGRKEQGDGTFESQNVEDDKRKSDGPIQLPRIPSPALAFEAKTLELVKGSNKQAVDAGPSSAAQAEEENKGNNTTLKQKEAANEPALESTSHISSFIKPGIAANLKFGGSGSRPDLPWVSTTGPGPNGKTISGVTYKYNENQVKIVCACHATHMSPEEFVKHASTDGPNQEDNNNNNMNAASFPAGHHPAASAQN; encoded by the exons ATGGAGGACGAAAATGGCCTCGAGCTCAGCTTGGGGCTCTCCTTTGGTGGTTCTTCAGCGAAATCTAAAGCTAAAGATCCGACTTCCGATCCTAAATCGGAGGAAGGAAGCAGTAATAAAGGCCACGTAAACTCTTCGGACATTCATTTCACTAGCTTTTTTCAAGCAAAAACCGAGAAGAGTGATCCAATTCCACAACCACAAAGGAGCTTTTGGACCGATCTTGGAAAATCTCCCATTGCAAGTAGCTCTAATACTGAACATGTTGGTCAATCTCAAAACCCCATTTTTCAAGAGCTTTGGATGCCGGCTAATAAAGGGAACGACACTGACGAAGAACGATCGAGCCTGAACAAACGTAAAATGCCTTCGGAGGATATTAATTTCCAAATAAAGCATCAGAAAAGAAATTCACATGTTTCGATTAACACGGGGGATGGATCGACCGGTGAAAATGAGGATGTCGGTGAATCGGAAGTGGAAGGCTCAAGCTCTTGGTTGGTTTCGCAGAGCGAAGTTAGTACAAAGCGATCGGATGTTCACAACTATAAGATTGCGGACAAGCAATTGGGATCGGAATCCAATTCTGAGATCGGTAAAGTGGCTTATGGGATCCCTTTGTCATTTCAAGCGGTTAACGTCATGACCGTACCATACCCAGTACCTTTTAAGGTAGCAAGTGCTTCTGGGACAGCTGCTGCCGCGCCTTTTAATTCTTCTTGTGTCATGCAATACATGCCCCTTTCAACTGGTGAAAAGCCAGTTGGAGGACAAGGAGGGAATGCTGGCAATTTACAAGTGGCTTTTGGGTACCCATCAATGCAGCTACCGACACTCGAGACCAATCCATTCTGGACATTGGGGAGGAAAGAACAGGGTGATGGAACATTTGAGTCGCAGAATGTTGAAGATGATAAAAGGAAATCGGACG GGCCAATACAGTTGCCTCGCATTCCGTCACCAGCTTTGGCATTTGAAGCAAAAACCCTAGAATTAGTTAAAGGAAGCAACAAGCAGGCCGTCGACGCTGGCCCATCATCCGCAGCTCAGGCTGAAGAAGAGAACAAGGGAAACAACACTACCCTGAAACAAAAGGAAGCGGCAAATGAACCTGCTTTGGAAAGCACTTCTCACATAAGCTCTTTTATAAAGCCGGGTATTGCGGCGAACTTGAAGTTCGGTGGATCCGGGTCGCGTCCTGACCTTCCATGGGTTTCGACTACCGGGCCGGGCCCAAATGGTAAAACCATATCCGGCGTTACCTATAAATACAATGAAAACCAAGTAAAAATCGTTTGCGCTTGTCACGCGACTCACATGTCTCCCGAAGAGTTCGTAAAGCATGCGAGTACCGATGGCCCGAACCAAGaagataataataacaataatatgaATGCTGCTTCATTTCCTGCGGGCCACCACCCAGCAGCATCGGCCCAAAACTAG